The genomic stretch TTGGATTAAATAACTTTACTTTATCTATTACGGGAAATTTTTTCTTAAGTAAATCATTTAAGAAATCGTTTATTGGTAACATCATTCGTAAAGTGTATTCTATTATATCATCTGGAGGTGTTAAAACAACTATTGCCCTATACGTAAACTCATTTGTGGCTAAGACCCAATTATAAAAGAACTTTTCAAAACATTCGTCTGTGAATAAAGAGGGATTATCAATTACTATATTCTCGTAATTGAAGTAATATTTTTTAAATTCTTCAATAAGGTGTTTATTATCTACTGAGGGAAATTCAGAGCTACATCCCATATTAACTACTCTTAACAAATCAAAATCCCTCCAATAAACCCCTTTAGGAAATTTATCTTTTATTCCAAAATGGCTAGAAATTGTTGTCGATAAAGATCTATCTATTAATATTGTAGGTTGATACTTTGATAGTTCCTTAGCTATTTGGTATGAAACTGCTGATTTACCTACTCCACCCTTTAGACTAATAACATTTATCACTACCATATAATTTTTTACTATAAAGATATTGATAAATATAATATTATATTCTCTACATAAAGATATTTAAGCATTCTTTGAAATATTTAAATTATATCTTATTTGTTTTTATTCTTAGAACTGGATACACCTATAATTATAGTACCTATTAATAGGCAGAAATAAGAGTAATTTCCCAATATTATGGATAAGATTTGTTTATTAGAATAAAACACAGCTGATAATATTAATTCAATAATCCCTGTTAAAATAAAAGCTCTACCCACGTTATGCAGTTTCACTTTTATCCATCCTCTGTAGGATAAAATAGAACGAAACAACAAAGATTATAGTAAGTATTAGGGTCTCAATATTATATTTACTTTCATCAATATTATGATGTAAGAAATAAGAGGGAATTGGTTTGTTAATACCCGGTCCTAAAGGTATACTTGCTCCGATTAAGGTTGCGTTAATTCCATTACCAAGGTAATGTATAACTATCCCGTTATATTCATCCACATAAATTACAAAATTATGCTCACGGATTATATTAACTTCTATCCCATCATATTGAGTAATATTATTTGATACTATATTATAATTAAGAAGAAGAAAGGACGGATAATGTACGATATAGGATAAAGTCACATTATGCGAAATTACAGTCATATTTACAAGAATAGAAGAAGTAGAAGTCATATTAAGTATTGTTATTAGTAGATAATAATGCGTGTAATTTCCAGAGATTAAATATAGTAAGGTAATGTTGATAAAATCCAATTTTCTCACCTATTTAGCTGTTATATATGCGTATACACTTAATAAAGTAAAGAAAATTAATACATAAAGCCAGACTATACCTATGTACCGCATAAAAGGTACATTAAGATAATATATTATAATAGGAGAAGTTAACGCTAAGAATATCATAATTTTTATTAAAGCTGTGTCATAGCGTAAGCTGAAAGTTACTTTTAATAAAAATCTTAAAAATATATTATTCTTCATTTTTATTAAACTTGGAATTCTATATGCTAATTTTTTTCCTTCATTAGTTATGATATAGCATTGTTTTGCGTGTCCAAATAAAGTTTTTTTATTAACTTTTTTAAAAATACCTTTTTCTACGAATAAATCAATATAATATTTTAGTGTTTGAATAGATATTCCTAATTCCCTTGATACTTTTTCAACCGGTAACACGTCACTGTTAATTAACGATGCTTTTAACATTTCAATTAGATAGAAATATTGAATAGAGTTATTAAGCGGTATTTCATCTTCAATTTTAGGTAAAGTAGTATAATGTGTAAGTTCATTTAG from Sulfolobus sp. S-194 encodes the following:
- a CDS encoding ParA family protein, coding for MVVINVISLKGGVGKSAVSYQIAKELSKYQPTILIDRSLSTTISSHFGIKDKFPKGVYWRDFDLLRVVNMGCSSEFPSVDNKHLIEEFKKYYFNYENIVIDNPSLFTDECFEKFFYNWVLATNEFTYRAIVVLTPPDDIIEYTLRMMLPINDFLNDLLKKKFPVIDKVKLFNPIIIVINQVKSDYQINYEKIRKYFREPLIVPVPFIKEYLKNPLEIELPNIDIIIEYLSMRITTKYTKQTNSD
- the arnR gene encoding HTH-type transcriptional activator ArnR, producing MNHNIFDVLRELDSIVDFGRAKIQWDILLYIASKGPSSVSDIAEATNNSRKAVLDAIRKLTDKELVVKIKYDIYDLSEKGKQILNKLNELTHYTTLPKIEDEIPLNNSIQYFYLIEMLKASLINSDVLPVEKVSRELGISIQTLKYYIDLFVEKGIFKKVNKKTLFGHAKQCYIITNEGKKLAYRIPSLIKMKNNIFLRFLLKVTFSLRYDTALIKIMIFLALTSPIIIYYLNVPFMRYIGIVWLYVLIFFTLLSVYAYITAK